One genomic segment of Mycolicibacterium chubuense NBB4 includes these proteins:
- a CDS encoding lipid droplet-associated protein: MATAPYGVRLLVGAAVTAIEETRKLPQTILMYPMTLASHIAQLVMKVQQDVAVLVIKGDETLETIFPPRDEQPEWATFDEDLGGGPGGGDVVELPVRDGERMTEGRFALFSGEPDTATVSSARDTDANSGSGTSDAPEIVAEIDYESLTLAQLRARLTSLRVSDLEALLAYEESNKGRAPFQTLLANRITRASAK; the protein is encoded by the coding sequence ATGGCAACTGCACCGTATGGGGTCCGTCTGCTCGTGGGTGCGGCGGTGACCGCCATCGAGGAGACCCGCAAGCTGCCCCAGACCATCCTGATGTACCCGATGACGCTGGCCAGCCACATCGCGCAGCTGGTGATGAAGGTGCAGCAGGACGTCGCCGTCCTCGTCATCAAGGGCGACGAGACGCTGGAGACCATCTTCCCGCCCAGGGACGAACAGCCGGAGTGGGCGACGTTCGACGAGGATCTGGGCGGCGGCCCCGGGGGCGGCGATGTGGTCGAGCTGCCGGTGCGCGACGGCGAGCGGATGACCGAGGGACGGTTCGCCCTGTTCAGCGGTGAACCGGACACCGCGACCGTGTCCTCCGCCCGGGACACCGACGCCAACAGCGGGTCCGGGACGTCGGACGCGCCGGAGATCGTCGCCGAGATCGACTACGAGTCCCTGACCCTGGCCCAACTGCGCGCCCGGCTGACGTCGCTGCGCGTCTCCGACCTGGAGGCCCTGCTCGCCTACGAGGAATCGAACAAGGGCCGGGCCCCGTTCCAGACCCTGCTGGCCAACAGGATCACCCGCGCGTCGGCGAAGTGA
- a CDS encoding 4-hydroxy-3-methylbut-2-enyl diphosphate reductase: MPTTVNMGIPGASHTALGSVAGGVSGKRVLLAEPRGYCAGVDRAVETVERALEKHGAPVYVRHEIVHNRHVVETLAKAGAVFVDETDEVPEGAIVVFSAHGVAPTVHETAAARDLQVIDATCPLVTKVHNEAKRFARDDYDILLIGHEGHEEVVGTAGEAPDHVQVVDNPDAVDDVVVRDPDKVIWLSQTTLSVDETMETVRRLREKFPTLQDPPSDDICYATQNRQVAVKAMAPECELVIVVGSRNSSNSVRLVEVALGAGSDAAHLVDYADDIDPAWLDGVTTVGVTSGASVPEILVRGVLERLAEHGFDTVQPVTTANETLVFALPREIRPSRT; encoded by the coding sequence ATGCCGACGACTGTCAACATGGGGATCCCGGGCGCCAGCCACACCGCGCTGGGCTCGGTCGCCGGTGGCGTCTCCGGTAAGCGCGTGCTGCTGGCCGAACCGCGCGGATACTGCGCCGGCGTCGACCGCGCCGTCGAGACCGTCGAGCGGGCGCTGGAGAAGCACGGTGCGCCGGTGTACGTGCGCCACGAGATCGTGCACAACCGTCACGTCGTCGAGACGCTGGCCAAGGCCGGCGCGGTGTTCGTCGACGAGACCGACGAGGTGCCCGAGGGCGCGATCGTCGTGTTCTCCGCCCACGGCGTCGCACCGACCGTGCACGAGACGGCCGCGGCCCGTGATCTGCAGGTCATCGACGCCACGTGCCCGCTGGTCACCAAGGTGCACAACGAGGCCAAGCGCTTCGCCCGCGACGACTACGACATCCTGCTCATCGGCCACGAGGGCCACGAGGAGGTCGTCGGCACCGCCGGGGAGGCGCCCGACCACGTCCAGGTCGTCGACAATCCCGACGCCGTCGACGACGTCGTGGTCCGCGATCCCGACAAGGTCATCTGGCTGTCGCAGACCACGCTCTCCGTCGACGAGACGATGGAGACCGTGCGGCGGCTGCGGGAGAAGTTCCCGACGCTGCAGGACCCGCCGAGTGACGACATCTGCTACGCCACCCAGAACCGCCAGGTCGCGGTCAAAGCGATGGCACCGGAGTGCGAGCTGGTGATCGTAGTCGGCTCCCGCAACTCGTCGAACTCGGTGCGGCTGGTCGAGGTCGCGCTGGGCGCCGGCTCGGACGCCGCGCACCTGGTCGACTACGCCGACGACATCGACCCCGCGTGGCTCGACGGTGTGACGACCGTCGGTGTCACCTCCGGCGCCTCGGTGCCCGAGATTCTGGTCCGCGGTGTGCTGGAGCGGCTCGCCGAGCACGGCTTCGACACCGTCCAGCCCGTCACCACCGCCAACGAGACACTGGTGTTCGCACTGCCCCGGGAGATCCGGCCGTCGCGCACCTAG